One part of the Parabacteroides distasonis ATCC 8503 genome encodes these proteins:
- a CDS encoding Hpt domain-containing protein, whose product MNENDAFYNALIDVAAWDKENTLDRFMNSDSLFKKFLYKFITTDGSYVKLRSSLVERDLENAKLYSHTLKGIAANLGLVNLFDVSNNILSLLREGNLEEALRYEDALGKQYDALRDIVVEFCS is encoded by the coding sequence ATGAATGAGAACGATGCTTTTTATAACGCATTAATAGATGTAGCTGCTTGGGATAAAGAGAATACCTTAGATCGTTTTATGAATAGTGATAGCCTCTTCAAAAAGTTTCTATATAAATTTATTACTACAGATGGTTCGTATGTGAAATTACGGAGCTCTTTAGTAGAGCGGGATTTGGAGAATGCCAAGCTATATTCGCATACCTTGAAAGGGATAGCCGCTAATTTAGGTCTGGTAAATCTATTCGATGTATCGAATAATATACTATCGCTGTTGAGAGAAGGGAATCTGGAAGAAGCGTTGCGTTATGAAGATGCATTGGGAAAACAATACGATGCCTTGCGAGATATCGTTGTTGAGTTTTGTTCTTAA
- a CDS encoding AAA domain-containing protein gives MGISSPLVDLQNQYDLLQKEYEYEKETYRQQSERTGLRKRVAQGLCWYPVTPGRSYYNSLNQLVIEIERTEDREIEHNFEYGRPVCFFTADISGKFKYLDFSATISYVQEDRMVVVLPTPSALMDIQGKSNDLGVQLYFDETSYKTMFSALSDVMRAKNNQLSHLRDVLLGQEKPGQRELFPIRFPWLNRSQEEAVNKVLGAKQVSIVHGPPGTGKTTTLVEAIYETLHRENQVIVCAQSNTAVDCISEKLVDRGINVLRIGNPTRINDKMLSFTYERRFESHPDYPELWSIRKAIRDIQSNMRKKSREERDTIRNRLSRLKFRATELEVKIDTELFDEARVVACTLVGSANRVMMNRHFTTLFIDEAAQALEAACWIAISKADRVILAGDHHQLPPTIKCIEAEREGLGRTLMQKIAHTKPETVSLLKIQYRMHEDIMRFSSQWFYHNELESAPEVSGRGILRLDTPIVWFDTSECDFTENTREETMSRVNRQEAELLVEQLRSYIQKISKERVLEENIDFGLISPYKAQVQYIRKLIKQDAFFKPLRRLITVHTVDGFQGQERDVILISLVRANEDGKIGFLNDLRRMNVAITRARMKLMILGDASTLTRHAFYKELYNYISQRGKIITINTKQEHEL, from the coding sequence ATGGGAATTTCATCGCCGCTTGTTGATTTGCAAAATCAATATGATCTCCTGCAGAAAGAATATGAATATGAGAAGGAAACATACCGACAGCAATCCGAGCGTACGGGTTTGCGAAAACGAGTGGCGCAGGGCCTCTGTTGGTATCCGGTCACTCCGGGACGCAGTTATTATAACTCCTTAAACCAATTGGTGATCGAGATCGAAAGGACAGAAGACCGGGAGATCGAGCATAATTTTGAGTACGGGCGCCCGGTTTGCTTCTTTACGGCAGATATCAGTGGTAAATTTAAGTATCTGGATTTCTCCGCCACGATCAGCTACGTGCAAGAGGACCGGATGGTGGTAGTTCTCCCCACTCCTTCCGCCTTGATGGATATACAAGGAAAAAGCAATGATCTCGGCGTGCAACTCTACTTCGACGAGACCAGCTATAAAACGATGTTTTCCGCTCTCTCGGACGTGATGCGGGCAAAAAACAACCAACTCTCTCATCTAAGGGATGTATTGCTGGGACAGGAAAAACCGGGACAGCGGGAATTATTCCCGATCCGCTTCCCTTGGTTGAACCGCTCGCAGGAAGAAGCCGTAAATAAGGTATTGGGAGCGAAACAAGTATCTATCGTACACGGCCCTCCCGGAACCGGGAAAACAACCACCTTGGTGGAAGCCATTTACGAGACCCTTCACCGGGAGAATCAAGTGATCGTTTGCGCTCAAAGCAATACCGCCGTAGACTGCATCTCGGAGAAACTGGTAGATAGAGGCATTAACGTCCTGCGCATCGGGAACCCCACTCGTATCAATGACAAGATGCTCTCTTTCACATATGAACGCCGTTTCGAATCGCATCCGGATTATCCCGAATTATGGAGCATCCGGAAAGCGATACGGGATATACAATCCAATATGCGAAAGAAAAGCCGGGAGGAACGGGATACGATCCGAAACCGCCTCTCCCGTTTGAAATTCCGGGCGACCGAACTGGAAGTCAAGATCGATACAGAGCTGTTCGACGAGGCTCGTGTCGTTGCTTGCACCTTGGTTGGCTCCGCAAACCGGGTCATGATGAACCGGCACTTCACGACCTTGTTTATCGATGAGGCCGCCCAAGCCTTGGAAGCTGCTTGCTGGATAGCGATCAGCAAGGCGGACCGGGTCATACTAGCGGGCGATCATCACCAATTGCCCCCTACTATTAAATGTATAGAAGCGGAACGAGAAGGCTTAGGACGTACCTTGATGCAAAAGATAGCCCACACGAAACCGGAAACGGTCTCTCTCCTGAAGATCCAATATCGTATGCACGAGGATATCATGCGCTTCTCCTCCCAATGGTTCTATCATAACGAACTCGAATCCGCTCCCGAGGTAAGTGGGCGGGGAATCTTGCGACTGGACACTCCCATCGTATGGTTCGATACGTCCGAGTGCGATTTCACGGAAAATACGAGAGAAGAGACCATGAGCCGTGTCAACAGGCAAGAGGCGGAATTGCTCGTGGAACAATTACGCTCCTATATACAGAAAATATCCAAGGAGAGAGTGCTGGAGGAGAATATCGACTTCGGATTGATCTCCCCTTATAAGGCGCAGGTACAATACATCCGTAAATTAATCAAACAGGACGCTTTCTTCAAGCCTTTACGCAGACTGATTACCGTACATACCGTAGACGGTTTCCAAGGGCAAGAACGCGATGTCATCTTGATCAGTTTGGTAAGGGCCAACGAGGATGGAAAGATAGGCTTCTTGAACGACTTGCGGCGCATGAACGTAGCGATCACCCGTGCCCGTATGAAACTGATGATCTTGGGAGACGCTTCCACCCTTACCCGGCACGCATTTTATAAAGAACTCTATAATTATATCTCCCAAAGAGGTAAAATAATCACGATCAACACGAAACAAGAGCATGAACTATAA
- a CDS encoding Cof-type HAD-IIB family hydrolase, which yields MNYKLLVLDLDGTLTNSKKEITPFTRETLLQAQEKGLHLVLASGRPTYGIVPLAEELNIKQYGGFILSFNGGKVIDLMTDKVLFEQALPPDIVPVLYNRSKEAGLAILSYNGKYILSEHPENKYVQYESFLTKMKIKATDDFLRDLHQPADKCLVVGEPEMLVPLEEKLRQELGKRINVYRSEAFYLELVPKGIDKAASLSRLLERTRIKQEEVIAIGDGFNDVSMIHFAGLGVAMANAQPPVKANADRITQYTNDEDGVARFIQELL from the coding sequence ATGAACTATAAATTATTGGTACTGGATTTAGACGGTACACTGACAAACAGTAAAAAAGAGATCACCCCGTTTACGAGGGAAACCCTTCTGCAAGCGCAGGAAAAAGGATTGCATCTGGTCTTAGCCTCCGGCCGGCCCACCTACGGTATCGTGCCTTTAGCCGAGGAACTGAACATAAAGCAATATGGTGGTTTTATCCTTTCCTTCAACGGCGGTAAGGTGATCGACTTGATGACAGACAAAGTACTTTTCGAACAGGCTTTGCCACCCGATATCGTACCTGTTTTATACAACCGCTCCAAAGAAGCGGGACTGGCTATCCTTTCCTACAACGGTAAATATATCTTAAGCGAGCACCCGGAAAATAAATACGTACAATACGAATCATTCCTAACAAAGATGAAGATCAAGGCTACCGACGATTTCCTGCGGGATTTACATCAACCTGCCGATAAATGCTTGGTGGTAGGCGAACCGGAGATGTTGGTACCGTTGGAAGAGAAGCTCCGCCAAGAATTAGGGAAACGTATCAACGTATATCGTTCCGAGGCATTCTATCTGGAGCTTGTCCCCAAAGGTATCGACAAAGCCGCCTCATTATCCCGCTTACTAGAGCGAACCCGGATAAAACAGGAGGAAGTGATCGCTATCGGCGATGGTTTCAACGATGTATCCATGATCCATTTCGCCGGATTGGGAGTCGCTATGGCCAACGCCCAGCCCCCTGTCAAGGCCAATGCCGACCGCATCACCCAATACACGAACGATGAGGATGGAGTGGCTCGTTTCATCCAAGAATTGCTTTGA
- a CDS encoding Cof-type HAD-IIB family hydrolase, producing MKYKLLVLDVDGTLLNDKKEITPRTHAALLKAQQMGVHVVLASGRPTNGVQPLAEALELNHYGGFILSYNGGQIINAQTGELMFEKRIDPAMIPYLNRKAKENGFAIFTYHKDYILTDSPENKHVQEEAELNKMRIIGVENFPEAVDFAPCKCILTSDDENNLVGLENHWKKRLDGVLEAFRSEDYFLEVAPHFINKGNTLAVLMEMLNITTEEVVAIGDGVADVSMLQLAGTGVAMGNARDSVKACADFTTLSNNMDGVAVAIEKAILATIKPTEVPLDQLNARAKHALMGNLGIQYTYASEDRVEATMPVDERTRQPFGILHGGATLALAETVAGLGSMILAKPDEMVVGMQVSGSHMSSAHEGDTVRAVGTIIHKGRSSHVWNVDIFTSTDKLVSSVRVINSILKKK from the coding sequence ATGAAGTACAAATTATTAGTCTTAGACGTAGATGGGACGTTGCTTAACGACAAGAAAGAGATAACTCCCCGGACCCATGCCGCCCTGTTAAAGGCTCAGCAGATGGGAGTTCATGTTGTATTGGCATCCGGCCGACCCACCAACGGGGTTCAACCCTTGGCGGAGGCCCTTGAATTGAATCATTACGGTGGTTTCATATTATCTTATAACGGAGGTCAGATCATCAATGCCCAGACCGGAGAATTGATGTTCGAGAAACGAATCGATCCGGCCATGATTCCTTATTTGAACCGGAAGGCGAAGGAAAACGGTTTTGCTATCTTCACGTATCACAAGGACTATATCCTGACCGATAGCCCGGAAAACAAGCATGTCCAAGAGGAGGCCGAACTCAATAAGATGCGCATCATCGGTGTGGAGAATTTCCCGGAAGCGGTGGATTTCGCACCCTGTAAGTGTATTCTTACCAGCGATGACGAGAACAATCTAGTGGGTCTCGAAAATCATTGGAAGAAACGTCTGGACGGGGTATTGGAAGCTTTCCGCTCCGAGGACTATTTCTTGGAGGTAGCTCCTCATTTCATCAATAAGGGAAATACGTTGGCGGTATTGATGGAGATGCTGAATATCACGACCGAAGAGGTTGTCGCTATTGGTGATGGCGTAGCCGACGTATCCATGCTTCAATTAGCCGGTACCGGCGTGGCGATGGGTAACGCACGCGACTCCGTAAAGGCTTGCGCCGATTTCACGACCTTATCTAATAATATGGATGGTGTGGCGGTAGCGATCGAGAAAGCGATCCTTGCCACGATCAAACCCACGGAGGTTCCGTTAGATCAACTAAACGCACGGGCCAAACATGCCTTAATGGGTAATCTAGGCATTCAATATACCTATGCGTCGGAGGATCGTGTGGAAGCGACCATGCCTGTAGACGAACGGACCCGCCAGCCTTTCGGTATCTTGCACGGAGGCGCTACGCTGGCTTTGGCGGAGACCGTGGCCGGACTAGGTTCCATGATTCTGGCGAAACCGGACGAGATGGTAGTCGGCATGCAAGTTAGCGGCAGCCATATGTCGTCCGCCCACGAGGGAGACACGGTACGTGCCGTCGGGACGATTATCCACAAAGGCCGTTCATCCCATGTGTGGAACGTAGACATATTCACCTCTACCGACAAACTGGTTTCCTCGGTACGGGTAATCAATAGCATACTAAAGAAGAAATGA
- a CDS encoding isochorismate synthase has translation MIPRDSYEIIDTLIKQGRSFAIWRIPGEDRLHFRMQSAGSPCLLYDIKDLNERSGFVIAPFQVTAERPIVLIQPDCFEIPSESDWDFSREKNEFPSNEIEIPSESEEKERYAYHFSLFTSPLLKGSQDKLVLSRSKTIRKDPSFSPGKAFFAAVERYIRSYVYLCHTPETGTWMGGTPEILLSGEKGDWQTVALAGTQSLRDGKLPKSWDHKNWREQQLVASYIRRQLSTLGITPEEKGPYSARAGEVSHLKSDFFFSLPNPEKLGDVLQLLHPTPAVCGLPKEEAYHFIIENEGYDRSYYSGFIGWLDPKGKTDLYVNLRCMNILPQTFTLYAGGGLLAASQLEDEWQETEDKLDTMRRIVGNL, from the coding sequence ATGATTCCAAGAGATTCTTACGAAATAATAGACACGTTGATCAAGCAAGGCCGGAGTTTCGCTATTTGGCGTATTCCCGGTGAGGATAGGCTCCATTTCAGGATGCAAAGCGCCGGCTCTCCTTGCCTATTATACGACATAAAAGACTTAAATGAACGGAGCGGTTTTGTAATCGCTCCGTTTCAGGTGACAGCGGAACGACCTATCGTTTTAATCCAACCGGATTGCTTTGAAATCCCCTCCGAATCCGATTGGGATTTCTCTCGAGAGAAAAACGAATTCCCTTCGAATGAAATCGAAATCCCGTCCGAATCCGAGGAGAAGGAACGATACGCTTACCATTTCTCCCTGTTTACCAGCCCTTTGCTAAAAGGAAGCCAAGATAAACTAGTCCTATCCCGTAGCAAAACGATCCGGAAAGATCCCTCTTTCTCACCCGGCAAGGCATTCTTCGCCGCAGTAGAACGATATATCCGCTCCTATGTCTACCTTTGCCATACCCCGGAAACCGGAACTTGGATGGGTGGGACACCGGAAATCTTGTTATCCGGCGAGAAAGGCGACTGGCAAACGGTAGCTTTGGCCGGAACCCAATCCTTACGAGACGGGAAATTACCGAAAAGCTGGGACCATAAGAATTGGAGAGAACAGCAATTAGTCGCCTCCTATATACGCCGCCAGCTGTCCACCTTGGGTATTACTCCCGAGGAGAAGGGGCCTTATTCAGCCCGGGCCGGAGAGGTTTCCCATTTGAAAAGCGATTTCTTCTTCTCCTTGCCGAATCCCGAGAAGCTGGGTGATGTCCTTCAACTATTACACCCTACTCCAGCCGTTTGCGGTCTTCCCAAGGAGGAGGCTTATCATTTCATCATCGAGAATGAGGGGTACGATCGTAGCTATTACTCCGGTTTCATCGGTTGGCTGGATCCCAAAGGCAAAACAGATCTGTACGTAAACCTCCGTTGCATGAATATCCTCCCCCAAACCTTTACGCTGTATGCCGGAGGCGGTCTGTTGGCGGCCTCGCAGCTAGAGGATGAGTGGCAGGAGACAGAGGATAAATTAGATACGATGCGGAGAATAGTGGGTAATTTATAA
- the menD gene encoding 2-succinyl-5-enolpyruvyl-6-hydroxy-3-cyclohexene-1-carboxylic-acid synthase has translation MYSDKKNILQLVALLIEHGVSNIVLCPGSRNSPIVHTLANHSFFNCHSVTDERSAGFFAVGLALHGGKPAAVCCTSGTALLNIHPAVAEAFYQKVPLVVISADRPAAWIGQMDGQTLPQPGVFGSLVKKSVQLPEIHTDQDEWYCNRLINEALLELNHHGKGPVHINVPISEPLFQFTTPELPKVRVITRYQGLNVYDRKYDDLIERLNKYSKRMMIAGQMSLIYLFEKKICKLLYKHFTWLSEHIGNRIVPGLPIKNFDAILYATPEEEKEKLVPELVITYGGHIVSKRLKEFLRKHPPKEHWHVSLDGEVADLFGSLTTVIEMDAFEFLEKIAYMLENRQIEYPKAWEYKSRNLPEPEFAYSEMAAIGGLIRSLPAESALHLGNSSTVRYAQLYTVPETVEVCCNRGTSGIEGSLSTAIGYASASQKLNFIVIGDLSFFYDMNALWNGNLHNNLRILLLNNGGGEIFQALPGFKMNERTHRYVTASHQTSAEGWATERGFSYSAVHNAEELAAAMSAFTQTEQPSEHPLFMEVFTDKAEDVRLLKEYYHQLKNSSQAQNI, from the coding sequence ATGTATAGCGATAAAAAGAACATCCTTCAATTGGTAGCCTTGCTGATAGAGCACGGCGTAAGTAATATCGTGCTATGTCCGGGGAGCCGGAACTCTCCGATTGTGCACACATTGGCAAACCATTCGTTCTTCAATTGCCATTCCGTGACGGATGAGCGAAGCGCGGGATTCTTTGCCGTAGGGCTAGCGTTGCACGGAGGTAAGCCGGCGGCTGTTTGCTGTACCTCGGGCACGGCCTTGCTGAATATACATCCGGCGGTAGCGGAGGCTTTCTATCAGAAAGTTCCGCTTGTCGTGATATCCGCCGACCGCCCCGCCGCATGGATCGGGCAAATGGACGGACAGACCTTGCCGCAACCCGGGGTGTTCGGCTCGCTGGTGAAGAAATCGGTACAGCTACCGGAAATACATACGGATCAAGATGAATGGTATTGTAATCGATTGATCAACGAGGCTTTGTTGGAACTGAACCATCACGGCAAAGGGCCGGTTCATATCAACGTCCCGATCTCCGAGCCTTTATTTCAGTTCACGACACCCGAATTGCCGAAGGTACGGGTAATCACCCGTTATCAAGGCCTAAACGTGTACGACCGGAAATATGACGATCTGATCGAGCGTTTGAACAAATATAGCAAGCGAATGATGATAGCGGGACAAATGAGCTTGATCTATCTCTTCGAGAAGAAAATATGTAAGTTACTATACAAACATTTCACTTGGCTCTCCGAGCACATCGGCAACCGTATCGTACCGGGATTGCCGATCAAGAATTTCGACGCCATCCTGTACGCTACCCCAGAGGAGGAAAAAGAGAAGCTGGTTCCCGAGCTCGTGATCACCTACGGCGGCCATATTGTCTCCAAGCGGCTGAAAGAGTTTTTGCGGAAACACCCGCCTAAGGAGCATTGGCATGTCTCATTGGATGGGGAGGTAGCGGATTTATTCGGTAGCCTGACCACGGTGATCGAGATGGACGCTTTCGAGTTTCTGGAGAAAATCGCTTATATGCTGGAGAATAGGCAGATTGAATATCCGAAGGCTTGGGAATATAAATCCCGGAATCTGCCGGAGCCGGAGTTCGCTTACTCCGAAATGGCGGCGATCGGTGGTTTGATACGTTCGCTTCCGGCTGAATCGGCCTTGCATCTGGGGAATAGCTCCACCGTACGTTACGCACAATTGTACACCGTACCCGAGACGGTTGAGGTTTGTTGTAACCGAGGTACGAGCGGGATCGAAGGCTCCTTGTCTACGGCTATCGGATACGCCTCGGCCTCGCAAAAACTAAACTTTATCGTTATAGGCGATCTTAGTTTCTTCTATGATATGAATGCGTTGTGGAACGGAAACTTGCACAATAACCTTCGTATCCTGCTCTTGAACAACGGAGGTGGTGAGATCTTCCAAGCCTTGCCAGGATTCAAGATGAACGAGCGTACGCACCGTTACGTCACCGCCTCCCACCAGACCTCAGCGGAGGGATGGGCCACGGAAAGGGGATTCTCCTACTCCGCCGTTCATAACGCCGAGGAGTTGGCAGCTGCGATGAGCGCCTTTACCCAAACGGAGCAACCGAGCGAACATCCCCTATTCATGGAGGTTTTCACGGACAAAGCGGAAGACGTACGATTGCTCAAGGAATATTATCATCAACTAAAAAATTCATCCCAAGCACAAAACATATAA
- the menB gene encoding 1,4-dihydroxy-2-naphthoyl-CoA synthase, translated as METKREWTTIKEYEEILFDFYNGIARITINRERYRNAFTPTTTTEMSDAFYICRERPDINVVVLTGAGDTAFCAGGDMNVKGRGGYVGKDGVPRLNVLDVQKQIRSLPKPVIAAVNGFAIGGGHVLHVVCDLTIASENAIFGQTGPRVGSFDAGFGSSYLARVVGQKKAREIWFLCRKYNAQEALDMGLVNKVVPLDKLEDEYVQWAEEMMLLSPLALRMIKAGLNAELDGQAGIQELAGDATMLYYMTDEAQEGGKAFLEKRRPRFEDYPKFP; from the coding sequence ATGGAAACGAAAAGAGAATGGACAACCATCAAGGAATACGAGGAGATCTTATTTGATTTCTACAACGGCATCGCCCGCATTACGATAAACCGGGAACGGTATCGCAACGCTTTTACCCCGACTACGACCACGGAGATGAGCGACGCCTTTTACATCTGCCGGGAACGTCCGGACATTAACGTAGTCGTTCTGACAGGAGCCGGAGATACGGCGTTTTGCGCGGGAGGCGATATGAACGTGAAAGGACGTGGCGGCTACGTGGGTAAAGACGGCGTACCTCGCTTGAACGTATTGGACGTACAAAAGCAGATCCGCTCTCTCCCGAAACCCGTCATCGCGGCCGTGAACGGTTTCGCTATCGGCGGCGGACACGTATTGCACGTGGTTTGCGACCTTACGATCGCTTCCGAGAACGCTATCTTCGGACAGACAGGCCCTCGTGTGGGTAGCTTCGACGCCGGGTTCGGCTCTTCTTACCTCGCCCGTGTGGTCGGACAGAAAAAGGCCCGTGAGATCTGGTTCCTATGCCGCAAGTACAATGCACAGGAGGCTTTGGATATGGGTCTGGTAAATAAGGTAGTCCCCTTGGATAAATTAGAGGACGAGTACGTTCAATGGGCCGAGGAGATGATGTTGCTTAGCCCGTTGGCTTTGCGCATGATCAAGGCGGGCTTAAACGCCGAGTTGGACGGACAGGCCGGTATACAGGAGTTGGCCGGAGACGCTACCATGCTTTACTATATGACGGACGAGGCGCAGGAAGGCGGTAAGGCATTCTTGGAGAAACGCCGTCCCCGCTTCGAGGATTACCCGAAGTTCCCGTAA